A genome region from Lytechinus pictus isolate F3 Inbred chromosome 14, Lp3.0, whole genome shotgun sequence includes the following:
- the LOC129276794 gene encoding uncharacterized protein LOC129276794: protein MHLCVFIFPCIIGVSKVVDLCAAPGSWSQVLSRKLRNEDGSYDGTKIVAVDLQAMAPLPGVIQIQGDITKESTANEIVSHFEGEKADLVVCDGAPDVTGLHDIDEYIQAQLLLAALNITTHVLKPEGTFIAKIFRGKDVTLLYSQLKIFFPQVTIAKPRSSRNSSIEAFVVCQRYAPPVGYTPNMSNPLLDQKYDTDFNNLEGPNRVIVPFLACGDLSAYDSDRNYPLEIKPGEGYTYRPPTQQPINPPYKTACDMKKKDQLAKPVTTTARSREQLQGDEADGQAEGREDRQGGGGGKQFERGDGSGVTEQQGMDLLGACSSSHGASAQGGDTAHGGRAPDVLDIRRGVPTRNVESGEEEGQHRVLEVRGMFPPDLIGGAAQDSGLEDVEGDADGSRRMDPAGAPHGGGDEAPGLRAEGPAPGLLEGAVGGYDIGAGGVSLGGAIGAEGGATGTIPSSIEGAIGGAEIEPLNRTLPGPSGRAPSTSDAPTPNQILDGSLIGAVGGLDISPPIDVVQQRSQPSRGDAYPLDVIGDISTQNRISSSEVVRPRVPRHSSSDQGPSRRPHQGIGLDIVDFASGQISPHSRAPPGNPGDVPSSGNIDQDQRTLQAGCQRGPPPDVTGVEQGILGRINDLHVDDNRQARNDSDDWV from the exons ATGCATTTATGTGTGTTTATATTTCCATGTATTATAGGTGTTTCAAAGGTGGTTGACCTTTGTGCTGCCCCTGGGAGCTGGAGCCAGGTGCTTAGCCGTAAACTGAG AAATGAAGATGGTTCTTACGACGGTACAAAGATCGTAGCAGTAGATCTGCAGGCTATGGCTCCACTTCCTGGTGTCATACAGATCCAGGGTGACATCACAAAG GAATCCACAGCAAATGAAATTGTGTCTCACTTCGAGGGAGAAAAGGCTGACTTGGTAGTATGTGATGGTGCCCCAGATG TTACAGGCCTCCATGACATTGATGAATACATACAAGCACAGCTTCTATTAGCA GCTCTAAACATCACCACGCATGTATTAAAACCAGAAGGCACCTTCATTGCTAAG ATTTTCAGAGGAAAGGATGTAACCTTGCTATACTCCCAACTCAAGATCTTCTTTCCCCAAGTCACCATTGCCAAGCCAAGGAGTAGCAGAAACTCAAGTATAG agGCTTTTGTTGTTTGTCAACGATATGCTCCTCCTGTTGGGTATACACCAAATATGTCCAACCCATTATTGGATCAAAAGTATG ATACTGATTTCAACAATCTGGAAGGTCCTAACCGTGTGATCGTTCCATTTCTAGCTTGTGGTGACCTTAGTGCCTATGATTCTGATAGGAATTATCCCTTGGAG ATCAAGCCTGGAGAAGGTTACACATACCGTCCCCCAACACAGCAACCAATCAACCCACCATATAAGACAGCATGTGATATGAAGAAGAAAGATCAGCTAGCCAAACCTGTCACAACAACGGCAAGATCTAGAGAACAg TTACAGGGAGATGAAGCAGATGGCCAGGCAGAAGGGAGAGAAGACAGGCAGGGTGGTGGTGGAGGGAAGCAGTTCGAGAGGGGAGATGGATCTGGAGTCACAGAGCAACAGGGAATGGATCTCTTAGGTGCCTGCAGCTCCAGCCATGGAGCATCAGCACAAGGAGGGGACACGGCCCATGGAGGGAGGGCTCCTGATGTGCTGGATATCCGGAGAGGCGTTCCAACCAGGAATGTTGAGAGTGGAGAGGAGGAAGGGCAACATAGGGTCCTGGAGGTGAGGGGGATGTTTCCTCCTGATCTTATAGGTGGAGCAGCCCAGGATAGTGGGCTTGAAGATGTTGAGGGAGATGCCGATGGCTCCAGGAGAATGGATCCTGCAGGAGCACCACATGGAGGTGGAGATGAAGCTCCAGGTCTAAGAGCAGAAGGACCTGCTCCTGGGCTCTTAGAAGGAGCAGTTGGAGGATATGATATCGGAGCCGGAGGTGTATCATTAGGTGGTGCAATAGGAGCAGAAGGTGGGGCAACAGGGACAATACCTAGTTCTATAGAAGGAGCTATTGGTGGTGCAGAAATTGAACCACTCAACAGAACTTTACCAGGACCTTCTGGAAGGGCTCCAAGTACATCCGATGCTCCCACTCCTAATCAAATATTAGATGGATCTTTGATAGGTGCAGTCGGTGGACTGGACATCAGTCCACCCATCGACGTTGTTCAGCAGCGTTCACAACCCAGTAGGGGTGATGCTTATCCCTTGGACGTCATTGGGGATATCAGCACCCAAAACAGGATATCCAGCTCAGAAGTTGTGAGACCACGTGTTCCTAGGCACTCGAGCAGTGACCAAGGGCCATCCAGGAGACCTCATCAAGGTATTGGTCTAGACATTGTGGACTTTGCCAGCGGTCAGATTTCACCACATAGCCGAGCGCCTCCTGGAAACCCTGGGGATGTGCCTTCCAGCGGGAACATAGACCAAGATCAAAGGACTCTGCAAGCTGGTTGCCAGAGAGGACCTCCACCCGATGTGACAGGTGTGGAGCAGGGTATTCTTGGTAGGATAAATGATCTTCATGTTGATGATAATAGACAAGCTAGGAATGATTCTGATGACTGGGTATAG